Genomic segment of Candidatus Hydrogenedens sp.:
ACGATACCGCATATTTTTACCGTCTTATTTTATCTAAAGTCCGTAGAAACTCAGGAAAACGCCCAGTTGAATTTATATCTGTTGGAGTTCAATAAGACCTATCCGCCTAATTTGACTGTATATGTAAACGGGGCAAATTTCCCGGTTCGACTTCCGCCGGGAAAGGGAACGGATGAATTTTTAAGTATTTTTGATGGCTCATTACCTTCCGCAAGGAAAATTGAAATTTCATTCCCATCTTCATTATTACGATTGGGTGAAAATGTTATTCAGTTTACGGTATCGAGTGGGAGTTGGTTCATTTATGATGCGGTTCAGTTATTCACCCCGAGTAAGTTTGAATTAGCAGAACCGAAAAAGACTGTATTACGAATTGGTAAACCCATACCCATTCCTCTGGTTACATCTGTAGAGGAAAAAGAACTCCGTGACATAAAAATCCCTATCCGTTGTTATGGTCAGCCTTTTGAGGGGAAAATATCTATTACGAACAATGACCCGATGGATATAAATCTTCAGCCTGGCTGGAATACCATTTACTACCCGGTAAAAGAGGTGGATAAGGATACATTTTCGTCCATTGAAATTAAGGAAGAGGACAAAACGGTTGCGACTCGTGACTTTGTTATCCCTCCTGCCAAACAAAAGACTTTATATCTTATTCCACATTCTCACAATGACATTGGGTATACCCACATACAGACAGATGTATTAAAAATACAACAGGAAAACCTTACTAAAGCATTAGAACTTATTGAGAAAACAAAAGACTACCCTCCGGAAGCACAATTTCATTGGTCTGCAGAGGTTTTGTGGGCAGTAAAAAGTTTTTGGCAAGTCGCAGATGAGGGAACGAAAGAGCGATTTAAAAAAGCGGTTAATGATGGTTACTTTGAATTACCGGCTCTTTTTACAAATCAACTCACAGGTCTTTGCAATGGTGAAGAACTTACACATCTCCTTGATGAAGCCCATTATGTATCAAACGAATTAGGAACAACAATTGATTCCGCCCTCATAACGGATGTCCCGGGGTATACATGGGGATTGATTCCCGTTCTGGCACAAGCCGGCGTGAAATATTTTTCTATTGGTCCAAACCTGTCCTGGCGGGTAGGAAATATCCTTGAAGTTTGGGGCGATAAACCATTCTACTGGGCTTCTCCCTGCGGAAAATATAAAGTCCTTACATGGATTGGTTTGGCGGGATATAGTTGGTTCTTCGGCGGAACCAATGCTATGCCAGAGCAAATTCGCAATTATTTGGCAGAATTGGAAGACAGAAATTTCCCCTATGACATAACAATTGCACGGTATAGTGTCGCCAGTGACAATGGACCGCCGGATGATAAACTGCCTGATTTTGTAAAACAGTGGAATGAACAACATAAAACCCCAAAATTGGTTATTACCACAGCCCGCAAGGCTCTACAAACTTTTGAGGAGAAATATGGAAAAGATGTGCCTGTGTATGCTGGTGAAATTACACCCTACTGGGAAGATGGTTCTGCTTCTTCCGCACGAGAGACCGCACTAAATCGAAATACGGTGCGGAAACTTATGAATGTAGAAACGCTATGGGCCTTATGGTTTCCTGATAAATATCCTGGTGAAAAATTTCAATCAACATGGGAAAATGCAGTTTTGTATGATGAGCATACCTGGGGTGCACATAATAGTATTTCCGAACCGGATAATCCGTTTGTAAAAGAACAATGGGCTATAAAGAAATCCTTTGCGGAAAATGCAGAAAAGGGTAAAAATGATTTATTCAATCTATTTGTCAACAATTTTCAACCTGACTATCAAACGGTGTCACAAATTATTGTTATCAATCCGACACCTGTTAACCTGACAAAGGTTGTAACTATCCCCTCTTCGTGGGGACGAAAAGGCAATCGTGTATTAAAAGAGGGGAAACCAGTCCCTTCACAAGTTCTACAATCGAATGACCTTGTTTTCATAGCCCATGAAATTCCTGCATGGGGCTATACGATATTTACCATTGAAGCAGGAACCCCAGAAAATCCGGAAGCATCTGTGATTGTAAGTGATAATACTATGCAAAATGGACGCCTTGAATTAATCATTGACCCACAAACAGGAACCATTAAATCATTAAAAACACAATCTGATGGAGAAGAATTTGTAAAAGAAAATACACAATACAAAACAAATGAGTATCTATACACCTCAGGTCGAAATCCTGAAAACACAAAACGAGCCGAGAATATCCAGATAGAGATAAAAGAAAAAGGTCCTGTTATGGGAAGCATTCTCGTGCGTAGTACATCTGTCCCCGGGGCTAAAGAAATTCAACATGAATATGTGTTATATGCAAATTCAGACTTTGTCGAGGTTATAAATTCTATTGATAAAGAAGATATTCGCACTCCGGAAGCGGTTCATTATGCGTTTGCTTTTAATATTGACAACCCTAACATTCGATATCAAACACCTTTTGCGGTGGTTCATTTACCGGAACAACAATTACACGGTTCCTGTAAAAATTATTTAACCGTTCAGGACTGGGTTGACATCCAGAATAATGAAAAAGGAATTACACTATTCACACCGGATGTCCCTATGGTAGAGATAGGCAAAATTACCGTTGACCCAATTGAAGTAGGCTGGAAAAAAGGCTTGATACTTGAACCCCATATCTTCTCGTATGTGATGAACAATTACTGGGAAACAAATTATAAAGCCTCTCAGGATGGATGGCATACATTCCGATACTACATAAAACCATATAAAAAGAATGATTCCTCCAATCCCGATACCCTTGCAAAACAATTGACTTCTGACCTGATTGTAATTCCTACCCATAACACACCCCAACAACTGA
This window contains:
- a CDS encoding polysaccharide lyase family protein; translated protein: MKKQLFLLFFVAVFPLFLSIVAMGQDNISTNTPPPKLLWEIGTPDNRCLELALAPTNYTRYREDSYFMVGHSKPAEDWCYIHPGPKDEWAQTIPHIFTVLFYLKSVETQENAQLNLYLLEFNKTYPPNLTVYVNGANFPVRLPPGKGTDEFLSIFDGSLPSARKIEISFPSSLLRLGENVIQFTVSSGSWFIYDAVQLFTPSKFELAEPKKTVLRIGKPIPIPLVTSVEEKELRDIKIPIRCYGQPFEGKISITNNDPMDINLQPGWNTIYYPVKEVDKDTFSSIEIKEEDKTVATRDFVIPPAKQKTLYLIPHSHNDIGYTHIQTDVLKIQQENLTKALELIEKTKDYPPEAQFHWSAEVLWAVKSFWQVADEGTKERFKKAVNDGYFELPALFTNQLTGLCNGEELTHLLDEAHYVSNELGTTIDSALITDVPGYTWGLIPVLAQAGVKYFSIGPNLSWRVGNILEVWGDKPFYWASPCGKYKVLTWIGLAGYSWFFGGTNAMPEQIRNYLAELEDRNFPYDITIARYSVASDNGPPDDKLPDFVKQWNEQHKTPKLVITTARKALQTFEEKYGKDVPVYAGEITPYWEDGSASSARETALNRNTVRKLMNVETLWALWFPDKYPGEKFQSTWENAVLYDEHTWGAHNSISEPDNPFVKEQWAIKKSFAENAEKGKNDLFNLFVNNFQPDYQTVSQIIVINPTPVNLTKVVTIPSSWGRKGNRVLKEGKPVPSQVLQSNDLVFIAHEIPAWGYTIFTIEAGTPENPEASVIVSDNTMQNGRLELIIDPQTGTIKSLKTQSDGEEFVKENTQYKTNEYLYTSGRNPENTKRAENIQIEIKEKGPVMGSILVRSTSVPGAKEIQHEYVLYANSDFVEVINSIDKEDIRTPEAVHYAFAFNIDNPNIRYQTPFAVVHLPEQQLHGSCKNYLTVQDWVDIQNNEKGITLFTPDVPMVEIGKITVDPIEVGWKKGLILEPHIFSYVMNNYWETNYKASQDGWHTFRYYIKPYKKNDSSNPDTLAKQLTSDLIVIPTHNTPQQLTPPVQITPNWVIYHVKYNPDEKAYIVRLFNPTSEPVPVQIKNASTTKPVIITSTLSNNPQSEPFTERTLNPWELLTLKIK